TCGCCAGTTCCCTCGCCGCATCTGAGCACACCATCTCGTCGGCGTCGCGGAGTTTCCCGAGGAGTTCCAACACCGTCAGGCCGGAAAAGTCCGGCGGCGGTTCGCCGACAGGGGCGCCGAAAGCGAGACCTGACAAGAGGACGCTGGCGGCCAAGGCAATCAGGGCGGTTCGCATCGCGCCCTCCGTTGTTTGCGCGCGGCGAAGGCGACCGTGCCGACCTCCGCGACACGCAACCCATCGCTCACAGCACGCCCAGGAACTTTTTCAGTTCGTACGGGTGGACCTGGGTGCGGTACTCGTTCCACTCGATTCGCTTGTTCTCGATGAACTTCTCGAAGATGTGGTCGCCGAGCGCCTTCCGCACCAGGTCGCTCTTCTCCATCTCCTCGATGGCCTCGTTGAGGCTGCCCGGCAGGCTCGCGATGCCGAGGTCCCGGCGCTCCTCCTCGTTCATGTCGTAAATGTCTCTCTCCACCGCGTCGGGCAACTCGTAACCCTTCTCGATCCCCTCCAGGCCCGCGTGCAGCATCACCGCGAACGCCAGGTACGGATTGCACGCCGGGTCCGGCGCGCGGAACTCGATCCGCGTCGCCTTCTCCTTGCCGGGCTTGTACATCGGGACGCGGATCATCGTCGAGCGGTTGCGGCGAGCCCAGCAGATGTAGACGGGCGCCTCGTATCCCGGCACGAGCCGCTTGTACGAGTTCACCCACTGGGCGCAGACGCCGATGATCTCCCGCGCGTGGCGAATCAGGCCCGCCACGTATCCGCGCGCCACCTTCGACAGGTACATCTCGTCCTTCGGGTCGAAGAAGGCGTTCCGCTCGCCCTTGAAAAGGCTCTGATGCACGTGCATCCCGGAACCGTTCTGGCCGAAGAGAGGCTTCGGCATGAACGTCGCGTGGCAACCGTTCGCGATGGCCACCTCCTTGACCACCAGCCGATAGGTCATCAGCCGGTCGGCCATCGTCAGGGCGTCGGCGTACCGC
The Planctomycetota bacterium DNA segment above includes these coding regions:
- a CDS encoding glutamine synthetase family protein — encoded protein: MAKRKSAKPNPTEEILKRTRDEKIRFIRLWFTDLLGNLKSFAITVDELEGALAEGMGFDGSSIHGFARIDESDMIAKPDPATFCLLPEESGTSRVARMFCDVLTPDGKPYVGCPRNALKRAVARAAKHGYTMNVGPEAEYFYFKNAEGTEVLDQAGYFDLTAVDVAHDLRSQTVEMLEAMGIGVEYSHHEVAPSQHEIDLRYADALTMADRLMTYRLVVKEVAIANGCHATFMPKPLFGQNGSGMHVHQSLFKGERNAFFDPKDEMYLSKVARGYVAGLIRHAREIIGVCAQWVNSYKRLVPGYEAPVYICWARRNRSTMIRVPMYKPGKEKATRIEFRAPDPACNPYLAFAVMLHAGLEGIEKGYELPDAVERDIYDMNEEERRDLGIASLPGSLNEAIEEMEKSDLVRKALGDHIFEKFIENKRIEWNEYRTQVHPYELKKFLGVL